The following coding sequences are from one Nicotiana tomentosiformis chromosome 3, ASM39032v3, whole genome shotgun sequence window:
- the LOC104094558 gene encoding uncharacterized protein, which yields MAKVRIEIDLLKQQPEPAYVGQIYEDAPQKGFVQKLEYEGIPKYCKFCRKLGRNMINCRVLERKKLAESNDKEINKENEENEQHHQQIFCEVVQELTNIQDAKKQEAPNWQEYANGSTSVLSEVKAMPGINLVVDFNLELEQEHIKKKQVEKELEQQIEVNSPNRVGLSTVDFWTKQPTFKKLVEEVIDWEAKMQHLEEQDLNNNTAISREALTKGHAEYIKWMRMQDTLLKQKDKVKWFEDGDSNTSYFHSLIRDRRRKLQLHKIMDHRNIWVEGDESIGQEEDNTYLTTIPDMEEITEVVFNMSASSSAGPDVESPTNFSELRPISLSNFTSKIIFKILSRRLNLVLDKLISDNQSGFVKGRLITKNILLAQEIVQNVNQSNRGGNVIIKLDMAKAYDRMSWSFLMSVMRKFGFSEQWIDLIWGLVNEVWYYIIINGVFTPFTMDHRGPIINHLAYTDDIIIFYGGNNGLIKLIKSQIRRKNVSLFDRMLVKIVKKLNGWQGKLMSTGGKIILLKHILQSMPTYILSAMNPPKGTMLMEKHFVNFFWGSVNGKNKYHWSSWHNMCIPKEVGGVGIRRIDDIIETFNMKRLWRFRTHPSL from the exons ATGGCTAAAGTTAGAATTGAGATTGATCTACTGAAGCAACAACCTGAACCGGCCTATGTAGGTCAGATTTACGAAGACGCACCACAAAAAGGTTTTGTTCAAAAGCTAGAATACGAAGGCATTCCCAAGTATTGCAAATTTTGTAGGAAGCTTGGCCGTAATATGATTAATTGCAGAGTCTTAGAAAGGAAGAAACTTGCTGAAAGTAATGACAAGGAAATCAATAAAGAAAACGAAGA AAATGAACAACACCATCAACAAATATTTTGCGAGGTTGTTCAAGAATTGACTAATATCCAAGATGCCAAGAAACAGGAAGCTCCTAACTGGCAGGAATATGCCAATGGATCTACTAGTGTACTATCCGAAGTTAAGGCCATGCCAGGTATCAACTTGGTGGTAGACTTCAATCTTGAATTAGAACAGGAACATATAAAAAAGAAGCAGGTAGAAAAAGAACTTGAGCAACAAATTGAAGTCAACTCACCAAATAGAGTGGGATTAAGTACTGTTGATTTCTGGACAAAACAACCAACATTTAAGAAGTTGGTCGAGGAG GTTATAGACTGGGAAGCCAAGATGCAACACCTTGAGGAGCAGGATCTTAACAACAACACTGCTATCTCTAGAGAGGCACTAACTAAAGGCCATGCTGAATATATCAAATGGATGAGAATGCAAGACACTCTGTTGAAGCAGAAAGATAAAGTTAAGTGGTTTGAAGATGGAGATTCTAATACTAGTTATTTTCACAGTCTTATAAGAGATAGAAGAAGGAAGCTCCAACTTCATAAAATCATGGATCACAGAAATATATGGGTTGAAGGTGATGAAAGTATTGGACAAG AAGAGGATAATACTTATCTCACTACTATCCCAGACATGGAAGAAATTACTGAGGTTGTTTTCAATATGAGTGCTTCTAGCTCTGCTGGGCCTGATG TGGAATCTCCAACCAATTTCTCAGAGCTTAGGcctattagtttgagcaacttcacgAGCAAGATTATTTTCAAGATTCTTTCTAGAAGGCTTAACCTCGTGCTTGACAAACTCATATCTGATAATCAAAGTGGTTTTGTCAAAGGGAGATTgattacaaaaaatattttacttgctCAAGAAATCGTCCAAAATGTCAATCAAAGTAACAGAGGAGGCAATGTGATTATTAAGCTAGACATGGCTAAAGCTTATGACAGAATGTCGTGGAGCTTTCTCATGTCCGTGATGAGGAAATTCGGCTTCTCCGAACAGTGGATAGATCTTATTTGGGGTCTAGTTAATGAAGTTTGGTACTATATCATTATCAATGGTGTC TTTACCCCTTTTACCATGGATCACAGAGGCCCTATCATTAACCATTTAGCTTATACTGACGATATTATTATCTTTTATGGAGGTAACAATGGCTTGATCAAACTCATCAAAAGCCAGATTAGGAG GAAGAATGTTAGTTTGTTTGATCGTATGCTTGTTAAGATTGTTAAAAAGCTTAATGGTTGGCAGGGTAAGTTGATGTCGACTGGAGGCAAAATTATTCTTCTCAAACATATCTTACAATCTATGCCTACCTACATTCTCTCTGCTATGAACCCTCCCAAAGGTACTATGCTTATGGAGAAACATTTTGTAAATTTCTTTTGGGGGTCTGTGAATGGTAAGAACAAGTATCATTGGAGTTCTTGGCATAATATGTGCATACCCAAAGAAGTGGGTGGTGTTGGAATAAGGAGGATAGATGATATTATTGAAACTTTCAACATGAAGAGGTTGTGGAGATTCAGAACTCACCCTTCATTATGA